The following coding sequences are from one Nicotiana tabacum cultivar K326 chromosome 1, ASM71507v2, whole genome shotgun sequence window:
- the LOC107772339 gene encoding acyltransferase Pun1-like, which translates to MTGLSTIISKKIVKPLSPTPSTQRWHKLSLLDQGIGNFYMGLVLFYPKHQVDTFQIEPKQLSTLLENSLSKALTYYYPWAGSLRDNATIDCDDTGAKFLDVEVNCPMDKVLYHQDSSIKNIAFPQGVPLRNAADGACLIVSQLSHFECGGIAISVCLSHKVGDARSALFFVRDWAALTRDPNAELVCPPYFVQDSLIPSPSDGPLAFPVIVSKPEERIELEKRFYFSASKIRALKDLVAAESGVENPTTTEVVSALVYKSAAIANLGSSHEQSRLILLSDIRKEISHSVSSTSIGNILTIFSTPIYNNKEDLKVSKLVADIRKSKHELSNRDNFKENDWASAMLHAYKTGEGTYRQINCDVYRCSSASNIPFKDLDFGWGKPIRATMPSSPFSKMFYMMSTHDKGIEVIINLNEQQMSAFENDKDLLEFATPAHVED; encoded by the coding sequence ATGACTGGTTTATCAACAATAATCTCCAAGAAAATAGTCAAACCCTTGTCTCCCACCCCATCAACTCAAAGATGGCACAAGCTTTCCCTTCTTGATCAAGGCATTGGTAACTTTTACATGGGCCTTGTGCttttctacccaaaacaccaagTAGATACCTTCCAAATTGAACCAAAACAACTTTCTACACTTCTTGAAAACTCATTGTCAAAAGCATTAACTTATTACTATCCATGGGCGGGAAGTTTAAGAGACAATGCTACCATTGACTGTGATGATACTGGGGCTAAGTTCTTGGATGTTGAAGTGAATTGTCCAATGGATAAAGTTCTTTATCACCAAGATTCAAGCATAAAAAATATAGCATTTCCTCAAGGTGTACCCTTGAGAAATGCTGCAGATGGTGCCTGTTTAATTGTATCTCAACTCAGTCATTTTGAGTGCGGAGGAATAGCAATCAGTGTGTGTCTGTCACACAAAGTGGGCGATGCGCGCAGCGCCCTCTTCTTTGTGAGAGATTGGGCTGCATTAACTCGAGATCCAAACGCAGAACTAGTATGTCCTCCATATTTTGTCCAGGATTCCTTAATACCGTCACCGTCTGATGGTCCTCTTGCCTTCCCAGTAATCGTATCAAAACCAGAAGAACGTATAGAACTCGAAAAGAGGTTCTATTTTTCTGCCTCAAAGATAAGAGCTCTCAAAGATTTGGTGGCTGCTGAATCAGGCGTCGAAAATCCAACGACGACTGAGGTTGTCAGTGCACTTGTTTACAAAAGTGCTGCTATTGCCAACTTGGGTTCATCTCATGAGCAATCTCGGTTGATCCTACTATCAGATATacgaaaagaaatttcacattcAGTATCATCAACATCCATCGGCAATATTCTCACAATCTTTTCCACACCAATCTATAACAACAAAGAAGACCTTAAGGTGTCAAAGTTAGTAGCCGACATAAGAAAGTCCAAACATGAGCTTTCCAACAGagataattttaaagaaaatgattGGGCTTCGGCGATGCTACATGCATATAAAACAGGAGAAGGTACCTATCGCCAAATTAACTGTGATGTATACCGTTGTAGTAGTGCATCTAACATACCATTTAAAGATTTGGATTTTGGATGGGGAAAGCCTATTAGAGCAACCATGCCCAGCAGTCCATTTAGCAAGATGTTTTACATGATGAGTACACATGATAAAGGAATAGAAGTGATTATCAACTTGAATGAACAACAAATGTCCGCTTTTGAGAATGACAAGGACCTTCTCGAATTTGCTACTCCTGCTCATGTTGAGGACTAA